DNA from Krasilnikovia cinnamomea:
ACCGGCTTGTCCAACGGTGACAGCCACTGCACCGGCACGACCCCGGTCGGGCCGAAGAACTCGCCGAGCGCTGCTCCGGCGACAGCGCTCGCCACCCCGGCGCCCGCCACGAACGGCCACATCCGCCGCAGCCGACGCCATCGGGGCCGGTGGCTGGCCCGCAACACCAGCGCGGCGATCACCAGGAGCATGCCGTGGCCCGCGTCGGCGAACATCACCCCGAACATGACGATGAAGGCGACCCCGGCGAACACGGTCGGGTCGACATCGGCGTAGGGCACCGTGCCGTACGTGGACACCAGCGGCGCGAACGAGGCCCGTACGGCGGTGTCCTGGCGAAGAAGCGTGGGTGCGACGGCACCGGGCGGCCGCCGCAACGACACGGCGGCGGCCTCGACCGCGGCCAGGGTGTCCCGTAGCCGCTCCAGCCGGTCCGCAGGACACCAGCCGGCCCACGCGGCCACACCGTCGTCGGTGACGGCACCGGCGGCGTACCGTTCCAGTTGGGCCTCGCCGGCCAGCAGGTCCGCACGCCCCGAGCGTGCCAGCGCCACCGGGTCGACGGGGTGGGCCGCCAACCGCGCCGCAGCGGCGGAGCCACCGGTCCGGCGCAACGCCGCCGCCGCGGCGCCTTCGACCGTGCCGTCCACCGCGTCGTCGAGCTGAACGGCGCCCGACCGGGCCACCCCCACCAGCGCGTCGCGCAGCCGGTCCACGGGCGCGACGACCGCGATCCGCTGCATCCGTACGGGTTCGCGCCGCGCCGGCCGGCTCCGGTC
Protein-coding regions in this window:
- a CDS encoding V-type ATPase 116kDa subunit family protein; protein product: MRSTDRSRPARREPVRMQRIAVVAPVDRLRDALVGVARSGAVQLDDAVDGTVEGAAAAALRRTGGSAAAARLAAHPVDPVALARSGRADLLAGEAQLERYAAGAVTDDGVAAWAGWCPADRLERLRDTLAAVEAAAVSLRRPPGAVAPTLLRQDTAVRASFAPLVSTYGTVPYADVDPTVFAGVAFIVMFGVMFADAGHGMLLVIAALVLRASHRPRWRRLRRMWPFVAGAGVASAVAGAALGEFFGPTGVVPVQWLSPLDKPVRLLAAGVGLGALLLAVGYLVGTVNRWREGGARVALYAPSGIAGAALFAGLGALAVGLYLGHWAIAGPGAVVAGVALILAGAGLYAGSGGGGAGLAQTGVQLFDLVIRLGANLVSFARLAAFGLTHAALGALVWAGVTVLWGAGGAAALVGAVLLFVVGNAVTFGLEALVAGIQALRLEYYELFSRVFEGEGRPFRPWTVEVEGVP